GTAGATATGCTACAAGACTAAGAgtggaaagaaagatatatatatatatatatatatcaggctCTAAggtaatattaataatcgTATTAATTATGCTAGCGTTTATACACTTTACGAAGTATTAAACTAATTCCATAGATACCTTCTTAATTTACAATTTCAGTTATTTGTTTGTATTACCTTAGTATAGAATTCTGTATGGAGTTCCGGGCCACGAGATTTCATTCCCATAGTCGGAAACGAACTGGGCAAACTGATACTCAAAAGGATGTGATTCGGGCGCAGACAGTCTCAATGGGCCTCTTTGTACTGGTGTCAACGATGCCATCAGAAGAGCTATTGTTGTTGAACTATAGAAGCCGTATCCTCATCAAATGACTAACTACTTAATGAATGTCTGGTCGGTAGTGATAGCTAAACCCCCGGGATCACACGGGCCTCAATCATTCGGTCGAAAGCGAGCTTATACCCCTTCACCGTATCAATCGTCTCGTCGAAACCAACTGCTCTCGCTTTCTCCATCGAGAACTCTCGGTGAAAATCGAAATCAACCAGCATAAAACGTGTATGACCCCAATTCTGGCTCTCGATACTGCCCTTCTTCAGACCATGCTTATCAACAAGACCCTGCCACTCCTTCATGTGCCCCTTCACAAACCGCTCCATACTCTCCTTATCCTGCACTTTATCCTCCTGGGGCTCAACACCCACAAGACCAAAATAATCGCAGATCCCCGGCCAAACGCCCGCCCAGGTCACAACCTCACCATCCGCGGCATTAAACACACTGCCGTTGCCACATTTGTCGGGATTAACCGCGACGTAGATCTCCAACCTACTCAAAAGGTCTTGGAACGTATCCATATGCGTCGCATGATACCCATGTTTCTGCCCCGGGAACGGCACCGTTGCACCCTTCCCAAACACCGCCCTGTATATGGAAAGGTACAGCGCGATCCCCTGTCCCATATTCATGGCATTGCTTCCAGGCGCAAACCCCACGATACCATCGGGGCGGATCTCCGTGAATGTCCAGGTACACCCGGGCTCCTGGGACAGTTCCTTGAGGAGATCGTACTGGGCATAATAGAAGATCTTGCTGCGGTACGGCTCGGGAATGCGCGGGATGTCTTCGTGGAAAGGCGGCTTTAGGGCTAGTTTATCGGGGAATTCGACACCGTAGGCCTTTCCGCCTGTTTGGAGGACAATGGTTGAAACTTTCTTTGAGGCGGTTGTTATGGCCTGCACGGCGGTTTTTAGTAGTGCGGTGTTGACCTGCAGCAGAGAATCGTGGTCGTTGGTTTGGATGTATGCTGCTTTGCATTAGCCTATGATCCAATTGTACATGTCTCCATCCTGGTAGAGGGCTTCTATTAGAAGCAAGGGGGGGAGGGTGAATGCaccagagaagaaaacaacGTCCACGTCTTGGACGCTGGGGACCTTTCTCTGCAGCCCCGACACGACTGTCTCGACGGGTGCGGTTAGGTCGATTCCTGAGACAATATCCAGCCGAGGGTCATCGGGAAGAAACAACTTCTTCTTGTCAACCGGGCGATTGCAGAGCCCTGTGACGCGAGAGAAAGTCGTGGGTGTTGGGTAAGAGAGGCATTGTTTCATTAGGGACCAGCCGGAGATACCGGAGGCACCGAATATGAGGGCATGCTTTCCTTGGGCGGGCATTTTACCTGACTCTGAGAAAGGCCGATGGTATAGTACGAGTAACCATTTATGAAAGGACTCCTTAAGTAGTTGTTAGGGCGCAAGTGACGTATACTGTCCAGCTGCAATCCGGGATACATATCGCGGGTTTATAAGCAGGATGGGGATTCTGTCTCGCGACTGCTTTTCCGACTTGGTGTTTCCACTTAAAACCGGACGATATTCCGTAGGAACTGCCAGCCTTCTCCTAGGTGATGGCCTTGTGGGACGGGGATGAGTAATATATGGGATACCGATTTACAGGTAAGGCTCTGTCTTTGGGAATGTATCTCGCAATCTATGCACGAGTGGTTTGTCCTATATTAAGACTTGTGGAAGACTGCCACTGCAATACTGTATACTGGCCAGGAGACCCTACATAGCCAGAATAGCGAGAAATACATAGAAATTACAACCATCCAATCAGCCACTTGGAGTTCTTATTATGGTTGGGCACTTGCTTTCAGGAACTAACACCATGCTTGTATGTATTCTTATAATTTCATACTGAAAAGTACTCG
This sequence is a window from Aspergillus puulaauensis MK2 DNA, chromosome 6, nearly complete sequence. Protein-coding genes within it:
- a CDS encoding SDR family oxidoreductase (COG:S;~EggNog:ENOG410PITJ;~InterPro:IPR036291) — protein: MPAQGKHALIFGASGISGWSLMKQCLSYPTPTTFSRVTGLCNRPVDKKKLFLPDDPRLDIVSGIDLTAPVETVVSGLQRKVPSVQDVDVVFFSAYIQTNDHDSLLQVNTALLKTAVQAITTASKKVSTIVLQTGGKAYGVEFPDKLALKPPFHEDIPRIPEPYRSKIFYYAQYDLLKELSQEPGCTWTFTEIRPDGIVGFAPGSNAMNMGQGIALYLSIYRAVFGKGATVPFPGQKHGYHATHMDTFQDLLSRLEIYVAVNPDKCGNGSVFNAADGEVVTWAGVWPGICDYFGLVGVEPQEDKVQDKESMERFVKGHMKEWQGLVDKHGLKKGSIESQNWGHTRFMLVDFDFHREFSMEKARAVGFDETIDTVKGYKLAFDRMIEARVIPGV